A stretch of the uncultured Desulfobacter sp. genome encodes the following:
- a CDS encoding hemolysin family protein, which produces MDTPYTSEDIFILAAYVLLALVCSFLCSVAEAVLLSITPSYIEGLKERNPRRAALLNKLKNDNVDQSLSAILTLNTIAHTVGAVGAGAKATVVFGNAWFGLFSAVMTLMILFISEIVPKTIGAVYWSVLVVPTARFVQFLIMILYPVVWISEKLTAFISRNRIINDSSRDELIAMASLGVKTGQLHSKESRIIKNLLRFESLRPSDIMTPRTVIFALPEDMKISEALPIISQKPFSRIPVYTNSLDNITGFILRGDLLLRSTQDCTDSRTGMPEFQTSDSIKVLKRNILSVPESISVTSLFEQSLKNRHHIAVIINEHGGTQGLVTLEDLIESIIGMEIVDETDDVEDMRILARKRWVKRAEEMGIKNVSI; this is translated from the coding sequence ATGGATACGCCATATACCTCTGAAGATATTTTCATACTTGCAGCATATGTTTTACTGGCACTGGTGTGCTCGTTCCTCTGTTCTGTTGCCGAGGCAGTTCTGCTAAGTATCACGCCATCTTACATTGAAGGTCTCAAGGAAAGAAATCCGAGACGTGCAGCTCTTTTAAACAAACTGAAAAACGACAATGTGGACCAATCCCTTTCCGCCATTTTAACTTTGAACACCATTGCCCATACCGTGGGTGCTGTCGGCGCAGGTGCCAAAGCCACTGTGGTATTCGGTAATGCCTGGTTCGGTCTGTTTTCAGCGGTTATGACTTTGATGATTCTTTTCATTTCCGAGATCGTTCCCAAAACCATCGGAGCAGTTTACTGGTCTGTTCTTGTGGTTCCCACCGCACGTTTTGTTCAATTTTTAATAATGATCCTTTACCCTGTGGTCTGGATTTCGGAAAAACTGACAGCCTTCATTTCCCGTAATAGAATTATTAATGATTCCAGCAGGGATGAGTTGATTGCCATGGCCTCCTTGGGGGTTAAAACCGGACAGCTTCACAGTAAAGAGTCCAGAATCATCAAAAATCTCCTTCGATTCGAATCTTTGAGGCCATCGGATATCATGACCCCGAGAACCGTAATTTTTGCCCTGCCTGAAGACATGAAAATCTCAGAAGCCCTGCCCATCATCAGCCAAAAACCGTTTTCAAGAATTCCGGTTTATACAAATAGCCTGGACAATATCACCGGATTTATTCTCAGGGGAGACCTATTGCTCCGCTCGACACAAGATTGCACAGATTCCCGGACCGGCATGCCGGAATTTCAAACAAGCGACAGCATCAAGGTTTTAAAACGAAATATTTTATCTGTTCCGGAATCCATATCCGTGACATCTCTTTTTGAGCAATCCTTGAAAAACCGCCACCACATCGCCGTTATCATCAATGAGCATGGCGGCACTCAAGGCCTGGTGACCCTGGAAGATTTAATCGAAAGCATTATTGGCATGGAGATTGTTGATGAGACTGACGATGTGGAAGATATGCGTATCCTGGCCAGAAAGCGGTGGGTGAAACGAGCCGAAGAGATGGGGATCAAAAATGTATCGATTTAG
- a CDS encoding ISNCY family transposase (programmed frameshift), producing MTFGQTPIDQIKIDMRARDEIPKLLLGLQHIFCHKTLRQKVFEILETIVPEHVNSKNGRPGMDLWKILVMGTIRLNCNWDYDKLQEIVNNHKTIRQMLGHGLMDDDDMYALQTLKDNVQLLTPEILDEINTLIVKEGHKLLVKKKTRLLMGRCDSFVVETDVHYPTDINLLFDAIRKTIQSAAVICQSLGMSMWRQSEYNIRTFKKLFRQAQRLKHSTSKDEQKKTKRAQLIVEAHRSYIEAAEQFIQKANLTVETIGSSNPICVAQIKKLIEYIDHAILQVDLIQQRVIQGEKIPHAEKVFSIFEPHTEWISKGKAGVPQELGLRVCIVEDKYGLTLHHQVMEKETDDKVTVPIINTVQNKFNNLRGCSFDKGFYSPANKKELKGMLDILVLPKKGKRNKTELEEETADVFIQHRRKHSAVESAINGLENHGLDRCPDSGILGFKRYVSLSVLARNLQIIGHYIQQKELKKLQRTDRRKAA from the exons ATGACATTCGGGCAGACTCCCATCGACCAGATCAAAATTGACATGAGAGCCAGAGATGAAATTCCCAAGCTCCTTTTAGGGCTCCAGCACATTTTTTGCCATAAAACGCTTCGTCAGAAAGTTTTCGAAATTCTCGAAACCATAGTCCCAGAGCATGTTAATTCAAAAAATGGGCGACCCGGAATGGATCTATGGAAAATTCTTGTGATGGGAACAATTCGGCTCAACTGCAACTGGGATTATGATAAACTTCAAGAAATCGTCAATAATCACAAGACAATAAGACAGATGCTTGGTCACGGGTTGATGGACGATGATGACATGTATGCGCTCCAAACCTTGAAGGACAATGTTCAGCTTTTAACCCCTGAGATTCTTGATGAAATCAATACGTTGATTGTCAAAGAAGGACACAAGCTACTGGTAAAAAAAAAGACCAGGT TATTAATGGGAAGGTGTGACTCTTTTGTTGTTGAAACCGATGTTCACTATCCCACAGACATTAATCTGCTTTTTGATGCTATCAGGAAAACGATTCAGAGTGCCGCAGTTATATGCCAGAGCCTGGGAATGAGTATGTGGAGACAATCAGAATATAATATCAGGACATTTAAAAAACTGTTTCGCCAAGCTCAGCGATTAAAACATTCCACTTCAAAAGATGAACAGAAAAAGACCAAAAGGGCTCAACTGATTGTTGAAGCCCACAGATCATATATCGAAGCTGCTGAACAATTCATTCAAAAGGCGAATTTGACCGTTGAAACCATTGGCTCATCTAATCCGATATGCGTAGCGCAGATAAAAAAACTGATAGAATATATCGACCATGCAATCCTACAAGTGGATCTGATTCAGCAGCGTGTTATTCAGGGTGAAAAGATACCACATGCCGAAAAGGTCTTTTCTATATTTGAACCCCATACGGAATGGATTTCAAAGGGGAAGGCCGGTGTCCCCCAGGAATTGGGTCTGCGGGTTTGCATTGTAGAGGATAAATATGGCCTCACACTGCACCATCAAGTGATGGAGAAAGAAACCGATGATAAGGTAACCGTTCCCATTATTAATACGGTTCAAAATAAATTTAACAACCTCAGGGGATGCAGCTTTGATAAAGGCTTTTATAGTCCCGCTAATAAAAAGGAGCTGAAAGGGATGTTGGATATTTTGGTGCTCCCTAAAAAGGGAAAACGGAACAAAACTGAACTGGAAGAGGAAACAGCAGATGTTTTCATCCAGCACCGAAGAAAACACTCTGCAGTGGAATCAGCAATCAATGGTCTGGAAAACCATGGTTTAGACCGGTGTCCGGATAGTGGTATCCTTGGATTTAAACGATATGTCAGTCTTTCGGTTTTGGCAAGGAACCTCCAGATCATCGGGCACTATATACAACAAAAGGAATTGAAAAAGCTTCAACGGACAGATCGGCGAAAAGCCGCTTAA
- a CDS encoding GAF domain-containing protein → MSFQNKIDLDTYKFIIETLTKSDDLTVMGSQLTSMLIGATGAKGATLFIINTEKEELEILATEGLSSAYVNKGPILVDQSMKHESNRTPVIIIDAQKSDILQYPDKAEEEGVRTIVSLPINIRGKVIGALRIYHSTVWEPSEEDLSFLQVLTHHVGMALMYFRLSTTVREIKESVNDIHAIWL, encoded by the coding sequence ATGTCTTTTCAAAATAAAATAGATCTGGATACATATAAGTTTATTATTGAAACCCTTACAAAATCAGATGATTTAACCGTGATGGGTTCCCAGCTTACAAGCATGCTAATTGGTGCCACAGGTGCAAAGGGCGCCACATTGTTTATTATAAATACTGAAAAAGAGGAGCTTGAGATTCTTGCCACGGAAGGGTTAAGCTCTGCCTATGTGAATAAAGGCCCTATATTGGTTGATCAAAGCATGAAACATGAGTCAAACCGCACCCCAGTTATCATCATAGATGCACAAAAAAGCGATATACTGCAGTATCCTGACAAAGCTGAAGAAGAGGGGGTACGGACCATTGTGTCCCTTCCAATAAATATTCGGGGCAAAGTAATCGGCGCTCTTAGAATTTATCATTCAACGGTGTGGGAGCCTTCAGAGGAAGACCTCTCTTTTCTGCAGGTGTTGACCCATCATGTCGGCATGGCTTTAATGTATTTCAGACTTTCCACCACGGTTCGGGAGATCAAGGAAAGTGTCAACGATATACACGCCATTTGGCTATAG
- a CDS encoding DUF1456 family protein — translation MNKNDILRRIRYIFDLSDSEMISVFGQADYEVSRSQVSDWLKKDDDPACKKCMDTELAIFLNGFINHKRGRREGSQPEPEQILNNNAVLKKLKIAVNFKAEDMIRVLSLAGLQISKHELSAFFRKPGHKHYRECKNQMLRNFLKGLQLELRPGKDESEDPWGNL, via the coding sequence ATGAATAAAAATGATATATTACGCAGGATTCGGTATATTTTTGATCTCAGTGATTCAGAAATGATCTCAGTTTTTGGACAAGCCGACTATGAGGTGTCAAGGAGTCAGGTCAGTGATTGGCTGAAAAAAGATGATGACCCCGCCTGTAAAAAATGCATGGATACAGAGCTGGCTATTTTTTTGAATGGGTTCATCAATCATAAACGGGGAAGAAGAGAAGGATCTCAACCTGAACCTGAGCAAATATTAAATAATAATGCTGTGTTAAAAAAACTGAAAATTGCTGTAAATTTTAAAGCAGAAGATATGATTAGAGTTTTATCCTTGGCTGGTTTGCAAATCAGCAAACATGAATTAAGCGCCTTTTTCCGAAAACCCGGGCACAAGCATTACAGGGAATGCAAAAACCAGATGTTACGTAATTTTTTAAAAGGGCTTCAGCTTGAGTTAAGGCCTGGAAAGGATGAGTCCGAAGACCCCTGGGGCAACTTGTGA
- a CDS encoding NAD(P)-dependent oxidoreductase, whose translation MQVAFIGLGIMGRRMAANLLKNKKALTVFNRSAEPIQKLVAQGAIAANSYRGAVNDADVVFTMLASPEVVETVAFSKKGFLPAMKENAIWVDCSTVNPSFSQKSFLMAKAFGVRFMDAPVSGTKPNAENADLAFIVGAEENDLAVVRPLLKHMGQKIMHVGEPGKGTAFKMLVNSLLAQSMLALSENILLGEKLGFPRNFLLDTLPKMSVCAPFTQAKAEMIRKDNFEVQFPLEWMYKDLHLAALTAYEQDHPLPLANCSKELYAAAKQDGLGRKDFSAIYQFMKKGFDK comes from the coding sequence ATGCAAGTTGCATTTATCGGACTGGGAATTATGGGCAGACGGATGGCCGCAAATTTACTAAAAAATAAGAAAGCCTTGACAGTTTTCAACCGATCTGCCGAACCTATTCAAAAATTGGTGGCACAGGGCGCGATTGCAGCTAATTCATATCGGGGTGCAGTCAATGATGCCGATGTTGTGTTTACCATGCTGGCGTCTCCGGAAGTGGTTGAAACGGTCGCATTTTCAAAAAAAGGTTTTCTGCCGGCAATGAAGGAGAATGCGATCTGGGTGGATTGCTCGACCGTCAATCCCTCTTTTTCCCAAAAAAGTTTTTTAATGGCCAAGGCTTTCGGTGTCCGGTTTATGGATGCGCCTGTATCCGGCACAAAACCAAATGCTGAAAACGCTGATCTTGCCTTCATTGTCGGCGCTGAAGAAAATGATCTGGCAGTTGTAAGGCCCCTGCTCAAGCATATGGGACAAAAAATTATGCATGTGGGGGAACCGGGCAAAGGAACGGCATTTAAAATGTTGGTAAATTCGCTGTTAGCCCAGTCTATGCTGGCGCTTTCGGAAAACATACTACTCGGCGAAAAACTTGGATTTCCAAGAAATTTTTTATTAGACACGCTGCCCAAAATGTCGGTCTGTGCACCTTTTACCCAGGCCAAGGCGGAAATGATCCGCAAAGACAATTTTGAAGTCCAGTTCCCTTTGGAGTGGATGTACAAGGATCTGCATCTGGCAGCTTTAACAGCTTATGAACAAGACCATCCTCTGCCACTGGCAAACTGTTCAAAGGAACTTTATGCCGCAGCAAAACAAGACGGTCTGGGCCGCAAAGATTTTTCTGCAATTTATCAGTTCATGAAGAAAGGATTTGATAAATGA
- a CDS encoding chemotaxis protein CheB encodes MNENDSIEMQDSVPSDLLPIVCIGASAGGLDAFKKFFDHMPAQTGIAFVLIPHLDPDHKSLIVEIIGRHTKMPVQQIEERTTIKPDHIYIRSPNRNLAIEASELIPCELSRERGINLPIDFFFRSLAVSRNQCAIGIILSGTMQDGTMGIEEIKSNGGLVIAQDPKTVQYGDMPQSAIETGMVDLILPIKEMPNAILKFIADPYICKDQDAINQVLDAIKTYSSHDFRCYKRNALIRRTERRMGLCQIRKLSDYVVYLQNNPDEVDALLKDLLIGVTSFFRDKKVWEKVGNEILPALITQTDPQAPFRVWVAGCSTGEEAYTIAILLYDMFEKSNKRFNAQIFATDVDGEAIAKARKGIYPKTVAVDIPPIYLKKYFTLENDEYHVVKKVRESVVFAEQNLVGDAPFSNLNLISCRNLLIYIKSEIQKKIIDLFNFSLLANGYLILGNSETIGHQHDNFETVSKELRLYQNINQKSERANVPIINYSRRYQFRMSESKPDFHRENLSKILQNQLLKKFAPAAVLINKKFEILNLSGPTSQYLDLPQGDPVMEITSMVQMGLRLKLRGAIQKAARTNETVTVSNSHVKRNDCLYPVIITVCPIKETKLFEPLFMVTFQEISESGQDKDHQNELDLGDDTLVKQLETELFDTREDLQQSIEELETSNEEMKASNEEMMSMNEELQSSNEELETSKEELQSMNEELNTVNAELREKVNELTIANNDIANLMNSTELATIFLDLTTAIRRFTPTAKKLFNLIDSDIGRPIGDLAMRFNDEALKSQVAMVLDTLVPSTKEVKTDEGLWYIRRILPFRTEDNRVDGIILTFSDVTELKNSELAVRQKEAQIEEKNQLLAAVLSHTHMMAVYLNTNFDFIWVNDAYAKTCNYKSDFFPGKNHFDLYPNQENQAIFQKVVDTGKPFFVSAKPFEFPDQPERGITYWDWSLIPTTNGQKEITGLVFTLAEVTDLIKERQLFKAIVDRIPVMLTRYDSDTNMLFLNPEFEKVVGWRTEEVQDMDMMEKVYPDSEYREKAYEHMQKATTEWKEFTIRSKSGEMIDSEWSNIRLEDGTQIGIGINITERKKAETQQAKVQQQLVERNRFIETILESLPIGLGVNYVDSGEVTYLNEKFSEIYGWPKTDFPNIDNFFDKVFPNPKNRELLQEKIMSDIASKDLTRMVWEDLEITTKKGEKRIVSATNIPLFDQNLMISTVQDLTEKRKLETQLQQAQRMESIGNLAGGIAHEFNNVLSIIIGNNELIVEDLPEWSISRENCEEIRLAGLRARDIVKHLLTFSRQDNSTKKPINIVSTITESIKLIRSTTPTNIEIREKIDPDCRPILGDSTQINQILINLCSNAVDALPTAGGRIDIELCNADISKHEEIAIHTLAPGKYVKLIVRDNGSGMDAEISERIFDPYFTTKDIGKGSGIGLSVVHGIVENHGGAIVCDSTIDQGTVFTILMPAYDGRVEEVSIKTDMFSGNGEKILYVDDEPSIAKLGKRHLESLGYDAYMTTDPKEALEMIKAEPDRFNLVISDMAMPNMPGDQLIDEILSINPQMPTMICSGYSSRMSKEKASKMGINAFVMKPLNKAELAKKVREILE; translated from the coding sequence ATGAACGAAAATGATTCAATCGAGATGCAAGATTCGGTTCCGTCTGATCTTCTGCCAATTGTATGCATTGGGGCTTCCGCCGGTGGTTTAGATGCGTTTAAAAAATTTTTTGATCACATGCCTGCCCAGACAGGTATCGCTTTTGTCCTGATTCCACACCTTGATCCCGATCATAAAAGTCTCATAGTAGAAATAATAGGCCGACATACAAAAATGCCCGTGCAACAGATTGAAGAACGGACAACGATTAAGCCAGATCATATTTATATAAGATCTCCGAATCGCAATCTTGCCATAGAGGCCAGTGAACTTATTCCGTGTGAACTATCCAGGGAACGCGGCATAAATCTACCCATTGACTTCTTTTTTCGTTCTTTAGCGGTATCCCGGAATCAATGTGCTATCGGCATTATTTTATCCGGTACCATGCAGGATGGCACCATGGGGATTGAAGAGATAAAATCAAATGGCGGACTTGTTATCGCACAAGATCCCAAAACAGTTCAATATGGAGATATGCCCCAAAGTGCAATAGAAACCGGTATGGTGGATCTAATTTTGCCGATTAAAGAAATGCCGAATGCTATTTTAAAATTTATCGCCGACCCTTATATATGCAAAGATCAGGATGCGATAAATCAAGTTCTGGATGCGATAAAGACCTATTCCAGCCATGATTTCAGGTGTTATAAGCGCAATGCCCTGATACGGCGGACAGAACGTCGTATGGGACTTTGTCAAATTAGAAAGCTATCTGACTATGTCGTTTATTTACAAAACAATCCAGATGAAGTTGACGCGCTTTTAAAAGATCTGCTTATCGGTGTTACCAGTTTTTTCAGGGATAAAAAGGTTTGGGAAAAGGTCGGCAATGAAATTCTGCCCGCACTGATCACTCAAACAGATCCCCAGGCACCCTTTAGGGTATGGGTTGCCGGGTGTTCCACTGGGGAAGAAGCCTATACGATTGCCATTTTGCTTTATGACATGTTTGAAAAGTCCAATAAACGCTTCAATGCCCAGATTTTTGCTACAGATGTTGACGGGGAGGCCATTGCTAAAGCGCGTAAAGGAATTTATCCTAAAACAGTTGCAGTGGATATACCGCCGATTTATCTAAAAAAATATTTCACTCTTGAAAATGATGAATACCATGTGGTTAAAAAAGTTAGGGAATCAGTCGTTTTTGCTGAGCAGAATCTGGTAGGCGATGCCCCTTTTTCAAACCTTAATCTGATCAGCTGTCGTAATCTTTTGATATACATCAAGTCTGAAATTCAGAAAAAAATTATCGACCTCTTTAATTTTTCATTGCTGGCAAATGGATATCTGATTTTAGGCAACTCTGAAACCATAGGGCATCAACATGATAATTTTGAAACGGTCTCCAAAGAGCTTCGCTTGTACCAAAATATAAATCAGAAGAGCGAACGTGCAAATGTGCCGATTATAAATTATTCTCGCAGGTATCAGTTTAGAATGTCCGAATCCAAGCCCGACTTTCACCGGGAAAATTTATCAAAAATATTACAAAACCAACTCTTAAAAAAATTTGCACCTGCAGCAGTTTTGATCAATAAAAAGTTCGAAATTTTAAATTTAAGTGGACCTACGTCACAATACCTGGATTTACCCCAGGGAGACCCAGTCATGGAAATCACCTCCATGGTTCAAATGGGGCTTCGACTAAAATTAAGAGGGGCCATTCAAAAAGCCGCCAGGACGAATGAAACGGTTACCGTTTCAAATTCACATGTCAAACGTAATGATTGCCTTTATCCTGTTATCATTACTGTTTGTCCGATTAAAGAGACAAAACTTTTTGAACCGTTATTCATGGTCACATTTCAGGAAATATCTGAGTCAGGGCAAGATAAAGACCACCAAAATGAATTGGATTTAGGCGATGATACGCTTGTAAAGCAGCTTGAAACAGAGTTGTTTGATACCAGGGAAGACTTGCAGCAGAGCATTGAAGAGTTGGAAACGTCCAACGAAGAGATGAAAGCGTCCAACGAGGAAATGATGTCGATGAATGAGGAACTGCAGTCTTCCAATGAAGAATTGGAAACGTCCAAGGAAGAGCTGCAGTCCATGAACGAGGAATTGAATACGGTTAATGCTGAGCTTCGTGAAAAAGTTAATGAACTGACTATTGCCAATAATGACATTGCCAACCTAATGAACAGCACGGAACTGGCAACAATTTTTCTTGATTTAACCACTGCCATCAGGCGATTTACCCCAACGGCTAAAAAGCTTTTTAATCTGATAGACTCAGATATCGGACGTCCCATCGGAGATCTGGCGATGCGTTTCAATGATGAAGCGTTAAAATCTCAAGTGGCAATGGTCCTGGACACACTTGTGCCGTCAACCAAAGAAGTTAAAACCGATGAGGGGCTGTGGTACATTCGCAGGATTCTGCCGTTTCGAACGGAAGATAACCGGGTAGACGGAATTATTTTAACATTTTCCGATGTGACCGAACTTAAAAACAGTGAATTGGCGGTTCGACAAAAAGAGGCACAGATAGAAGAAAAAAATCAACTTCTGGCTGCAGTATTAAGCCATACTCATATGATGGCCGTATATCTGAATACGAATTTCGATTTTATATGGGTGAACGATGCCTATGCAAAAACCTGTAACTACAAATCTGATTTTTTCCCTGGGAAAAACCATTTTGACTTGTATCCCAATCAAGAAAATCAAGCCATTTTTCAAAAAGTCGTAGATACGGGAAAACCGTTTTTTGTATCGGCTAAGCCCTTTGAATTTCCGGACCAGCCTGAGCGCGGCATTACCTATTGGGACTGGAGCCTTATTCCCACGACAAACGGCCAAAAAGAGATTACCGGATTGGTCTTTACGCTGGCTGAAGTGACAGATCTAATAAAAGAGAGACAGCTATTCAAGGCAATTGTTGACCGAATACCTGTGATGCTGACCCGCTATGACTCTGATACCAACATGCTTTTTTTGAATCCTGAGTTTGAAAAGGTGGTTGGATGGAGAACAGAAGAAGTTCAAGACATGGATATGATGGAAAAGGTGTACCCGGATTCGGAATACCGGGAAAAAGCATATGAACATATGCAAAAAGCAACCACCGAGTGGAAAGAATTTACGATTCGTTCAAAATCCGGGGAAATGATAGACTCGGAATGGTCAAATATCAGGCTCGAAGATGGTACTCAAATTGGTATTGGCATTAACATCACTGAACGCAAAAAGGCTGAAACACAGCAAGCCAAGGTCCAACAGCAGCTTGTCGAGCGAAACCGATTTATAGAAACAATTCTGGAGTCGCTACCCATCGGACTTGGGGTCAATTATGTTGATAGTGGTGAGGTTACATATCTGAATGAAAAATTTTCAGAAATTTATGGCTGGCCCAAAACTGATTTCCCTAATATCGATAATTTTTTTGATAAAGTGTTTCCAAATCCTAAAAACAGGGAACTTTTACAGGAAAAAATCATGAGCGACATTGCATCTAAAGATCTGACGCGCATGGTTTGGGAAGATCTTGAAATAACCACAAAGAAAGGCGAAAAAAGGATTGTCTCAGCCACAAACATCCCCTTGTTTGATCAAAATCTTATGATCTCAACTGTCCAGGATTTAACTGAAAAACGAAAACTTGAAACCCAGCTTCAGCAAGCCCAGCGAATGGAATCCATTGGCAATTTGGCCGGAGGCATTGCGCATGAATTCAACAACGTTTTGAGTATTATTATCGGCAATAATGAGCTTATCGTGGAAGATCTGCCGGAATGGAGTATCTCCCGAGAGAACTGCGAGGAAATTCGTTTGGCAGGTCTTCGGGCAAGGGATATTGTTAAACACCTATTAACATTCAGCAGACAGGATAACTCAACTAAAAAGCCCATTAATATCGTTTCTACCATAACCGAATCTATAAAATTGATTCGCTCCACAACACCGACCAATATAGAGATCCGGGAAAAAATTGACCCGGACTGCCGTCCCATTTTGGGTGATTCCACTCAAATCAATCAAATACTGATCAACCTGTGCAGCAATGCAGTCGATGCGTTGCCGACAGCAGGCGGGAGAATCGATATTGAACTTTGCAACGCAGATATCAGCAAACATGAAGAAATTGCAATTCACACATTGGCGCCTGGGAAATATGTCAAGTTGATCGTAAGAGACAACGGCAGCGGCATGGATGCAGAAATATCAGAAAGAATATTCGATCCTTATTTTACAACAAAGGACATTGGTAAAGGCAGCGGAATAGGATTATCCGTAGTCCACGGGATTGTTGAAAATCATGGCGGAGCCATTGTTTGTGACAGCACCATAGATCAAGGAACCGTTTTTACAATTTTGATGCCGGCGTACGACGGGCGTGTTGAAGAAGTATCAATCAAAACAGATATGTTTTCAGGAAATGGTGAAAAAATCCTTTATGTAGATGATGAACCATCTATAGCCAAACTGGGGAAACGGCACCTTGAGTCGTTGGGATATGATGCCTATATGACAACGGATCCAAAAGAGGCATTGGAAATGATAAAAGCCGAACCGGATCGATTCAATCTTGTCATCTCTGATATGGCAATGCCCAATATGCCGGGAGACCAATTAATTGATGAAATACTATCAATAAATCCCCAAATGCCTACAATGATATGCAGCGGTTACAGTTCTCGAATGTCTAAAGAAAAAGCTTCAAAAATGGGTATTAATGCTTTTGTTATGAAACCTTTGAACAAAGCTGAACTTGCTAAAAAAGTAAGAGAAATTTTAGAATGA
- a CDS encoding SHOCT domain-containing protein, with the protein MVLESGHVPQNWGANIPGSITDLTAEFSAVLLQADVRNFADVFFYIPGAIIENILSTGLTQYINYEEKIMQQLTPEGHKIVSDLSMRYGVSTDAVTHMLFAVLNGNGTMAQFNHPEFAGSGQWMQGGMIMLGDMFNHGLKGSVDGLCNELSSLLANQPGLLRSGSFQSQSQSSGGQQSQASGAPVGNCSLFVPDPRNNWYPSELGAPTSTGSQNNVRYAYFADARRLAVETNGDVWVYDTLDHQIGGFSQQQGMGGSITFTSQYGTVNLASLPVMFRNGQPVQQTTPVAQPISSSNATPPQATPENARTGTQSEILDAIGRLGKLKEEGILTDEEFTEKKAELLARL; encoded by the coding sequence ATGGTCCTTGAAAGCGGGCACGTACCCCAAAATTGGGGAGCGAATATCCCCGGCAGCATCACAGATCTGACGGCTGAATTTTCGGCTGTCCTCCTGCAGGCAGATGTCCGTAATTTTGCGGATGTCTTTTTTTACATCCCGGGTGCAATAATAGAGAATATTCTATCCACAGGCTTGACCCAATACATTAATTATGAGGAGAAGATTATGCAACAACTCACACCTGAAGGCCATAAGATTGTAAGCGACCTTTCCATGCGTTATGGCGTCAGTACAGATGCAGTGACACACATGCTGTTTGCTGTGCTGAACGGTAATGGGACTATGGCGCAATTCAACCATCCCGAATTCGCTGGTTCCGGTCAGTGGATGCAGGGCGGCATGATCATGCTGGGAGATATGTTCAATCATGGGCTGAAGGGCAGTGTGGATGGGCTTTGTAACGAGCTTTCAAGTCTCCTTGCCAACCAGCCGGGATTGCTGCGTTCAGGTAGCTTTCAGTCTCAAAGCCAGAGTTCCGGAGGGCAACAGAGCCAGGCGAGCGGTGCGCCGGTTGGAAACTGTAGCCTTTTTGTCCCAGATCCTCGTAACAATTGGTATCCATCTGAACTGGGTGCACCAACATCAACCGGCTCTCAAAACAACGTGCGGTACGCCTACTTTGCCGACGCGCGACGTTTGGCCGTGGAAACCAACGGAGATGTCTGGGTCTACGACACGCTGGATCACCAGATTGGCGGCTTCTCGCAGCAGCAGGGCATGGGCGGTTCAATTACCTTCACGAGTCAATATGGAACTGTGAATCTTGCGAGCCTTCCAGTCATGTTTCGTAATGGTCAGCCGGTGCAGCAAACAACGCCCGTTGCACAACCCATTTCGTCATCCAACGCAACGCCGCCGCAGGCAACGCCTGAAAATGCTCGAACGGGAACTCAATCAGAAATCCTTGATGCTATTGGACGATTGGGCAAACTAAAAGAAGAGGGGATTTTGACGGATGAAGAATTCACCGAGAAGAAAGCCGAACTCTTAGCACGGCTATAA